The following proteins come from a genomic window of Novosphingobium aromaticivorans DSM 12444:
- a CDS encoding BON domain-containing protein: MNDRNDWNGNDRWRDEERGDHGRSAHGYPGSRYTGSGYPGTTYGGPASSYRDDPDGFERDQWGRSGTSGAVTPRNDPRSGRSGSEMRGDRRTHDWEVGDRHYTGQGRPQWRDTAGGYGAASSPDWFTGEDYGGGTRAWSGSRQPGLSYGPGGYPASAGYSGRGSYGYDDGRGFMDRAVDEVRSWFGDDEAAQRREEDHRGRGPSDYTRSDERIREDVNDRLTDNPRLDARNVSVMVTEGEVTLSGTVGNREDKRRAEDCADAVSGVKHVQNNLRVRSGSNLEGQGGTLGWGGGDSSVTPTA, encoded by the coding sequence ATGAACGACCGCAACGACTGGAACGGGAACGATCGCTGGCGCGACGAGGAACGTGGCGACCACGGCAGGTCCGCGCATGGCTATCCGGGCTCGCGCTACACCGGCTCGGGCTATCCGGGGACGACGTATGGCGGACCGGCTTCATCCTACCGCGACGATCCGGACGGTTTCGAGCGCGATCAATGGGGCCGCTCGGGCACATCGGGGGCGGTGACGCCGCGCAACGATCCCAGATCGGGGCGCAGCGGCAGCGAGATGCGCGGCGACAGGCGCACGCACGACTGGGAAGTCGGCGACCGCCACTATACCGGACAGGGCCGTCCGCAATGGCGCGACACGGCGGGTGGCTATGGCGCAGCCAGTTCGCCCGACTGGTTCACCGGCGAGGACTACGGCGGCGGCACCCGCGCCTGGTCGGGTTCGCGCCAGCCGGGCCTTTCCTACGGTCCGGGTGGATACCCTGCTTCCGCCGGGTACAGCGGGCGCGGCAGCTACGGCTATGACGACGGGCGCGGATTCATGGACCGCGCGGTCGACGAAGTGCGCAGCTGGTTCGGCGATGACGAAGCTGCGCAGCGGCGCGAGGAGGACCATCGCGGTCGCGGCCCAAGCGACTACACCCGCTCGGACGAACGCATCCGCGAGGACGTGAACGACCGGCTCACCGACAATCCAAGGCTGGACGCCCGCAACGTCTCGGTCATGGTGACCGAAGGCGAAGTTACCCTCTCGGGTACGGTCGGCAACCGCGAGGACAAGCGCCGCGCGGAAGACTGCGCCGACGCCGTCTCGGGCGTGAAGCACGTCCAGAACAACCTGCGGGTGCGCAGCGGAAGCAACCTCGAAGGCCAGGGCGGAACGCTTGGCTGGGGCGGTGGCGACAGCTCGGTGACGCCCACCGCCTGA